The Candidatus Zixiibacteriota bacterium genome includes a region encoding these proteins:
- a CDS encoding VWA domain-containing protein yields MRFYEPLYLLGILLIPILGLFYWIAIERKKKILARFGEIPLIMRAASGISFSRQAGKAAMLLSAILFLSLAAAKPQLGTHMEMVKREGLDVMIAIDVSRSMEALDVIPGPISRLDKARQEIRGLMTPERLQGDRVGLVAFAGEAFIQCPLTLDYRAARIFLDIIKTEIINVPGTAIGSAIRKATTGFERRERKHKVLILLTDGEDHDTDPIAAAEEARKQGIKIYTIGIGNPQGEPIPIYNKQGERISFKKDEEGEIIISKMDEAILQKIALETGGRYFRATPSELELDKIFDEISGMEKKELEGKLLLQYDDRFQWPLAFALMFIIWEVFIPERIKKKKDEFV; encoded by the coding sequence ATGAGATTTTATGAACCGTTATATCTGCTGGGAATACTTCTGATTCCCATATTGGGATTATTCTACTGGATTGCCATTGAGCGGAAAAAGAAAATTCTGGCCCGGTTCGGCGAGATTCCTTTAATCATGCGAGCCGCATCGGGCATATCGTTTTCCCGGCAGGCAGGCAAGGCGGCCATGCTTTTGTCGGCCATACTTTTCCTGAGTCTGGCGGCGGCCAAGCCTCAGTTGGGGACGCACATGGAAATGGTAAAACGGGAAGGGCTCGACGTTATGATTGCCATCGATGTATCTCGTTCGATGGAGGCGCTGGACGTCATACCGGGGCCGATTTCCCGATTGGATAAAGCCAGGCAGGAAATACGTGGTTTGATGACTCCGGAAAGATTGCAGGGCGACCGGGTCGGTTTGGTTGCCTTTGCGGGAGAAGCGTTTATTCAATGCCCGCTGACCCTGGATTACCGGGCCGCCCGGATATTTCTCGATATCATCAAGACAGAGATCATAAATGTTCCGGGGACGGCAATCGGCAGCGCGATTCGCAAAGCAACGACCGGTTTTGAACGCCGGGAACGAAAACACAAAGTACTTATTCTATTGACCGACGGCGAGGATCATGACACTGACCCCATCGCTGCCGCCGAAGAGGCAAGGAAGCAGGGAATTAAAATATATACTATCGGCATCGGTAATCCCCAGGGCGAGCCGATTCCTATATATAACAAGCAGGGCGAACGGATAAGTTTTAAGAAAGATGAAGAGGGCGAGATTATAATTTCCAAAATGGATGAAGCGATTCTGCAAAAAATCGCTCTCGAAACCGGGGGCAGGTATTTCCGCGCGACACCGTCTGAGCTTGAATTGGATAAGATATTTGACGAGATATCGGGGATGGAAAAAAAGGAACTCGAAGGAAAACTGCTGTTACAATATGATGACCGGTTTCAATGGCCGCTGGCATTCGCTTTGATGTTTATTATTTGGGAAGTTTTTATTCCCGAACGTATAAAGAAGAAAAAGGATGAGTTCGTATGA
- a CDS encoding BatD family protein, producing the protein MVKRDFIYRAIIITLTVIFCIIPDIAFAAEDIKLEISLSRDKIGQEEKATLSIKVITSKQLNLPDPKLPPLPMFDISPSGKSSMFNQSNNEINITLTYNFVLSPKRTGKFPIRSAWLVYGNERYESNELAIEVVGSAREASGPLGNQSVDSQGRQREVFMTAEVDKTGAYVDEQITLSIKFYRQSRISNPQAKYDTPSVTDFWPIVIPPQRTYNQILNGKEYSVVELRQALFPTKPGKLTIGPARITALVPERQSRRSRDPFSLFDNFFQPTKRVQIKSNPITVTVKPLPSAGKSGEFSGAVGDYRISASVDKPEVEVNEAIALTVKIAGRGNTRSIPEPRFPSMDNFRFEKSSSDLKPANIGNEIGGTKTFEYLLIPKLPGMQTIEPLELTFFDPEKGRYRVARTSPIAFNVKQGELTAGTDIPYNPVAGQIINLQATDIRHIKTENGSLYPVGSVILTSPYFLTAVALPALVLLGGLVDVRRRRKLQGDIAYARSRRAKSAVKKRLKAAEGCLSKNEDEFFAELSGAVYQYVGDKLNISEYGLTSESLEELLIENGIAENIRSEIREVLKEADFGRFAGSSIDKMARKNLFDRAGKAILKLEDEL; encoded by the coding sequence TTGGTAAAACGGGATTTCATATACAGGGCGATTATTATCACTCTGACGGTAATTTTTTGCATTATTCCTGATATTGCATTTGCTGCGGAAGATATCAAGCTGGAAATATCTCTCAGCCGGGATAAAATCGGTCAGGAAGAGAAAGCAACGCTGAGCATCAAAGTCATCACCAGTAAGCAACTCAATCTACCGGACCCAAAACTTCCACCGTTGCCGATGTTTGATATTTCTCCCTCGGGAAAGTCTTCGATGTTTAATCAGAGCAATAATGAAATCAATATTACGCTGACGTATAATTTTGTTTTATCTCCCAAACGAACCGGTAAATTTCCCATTCGTTCCGCATGGCTGGTTTATGGTAATGAACGATATGAATCGAATGAACTGGCAATAGAAGTTGTAGGCTCGGCTCGCGAAGCGTCGGGACCTCTGGGTAATCAATCAGTCGATTCCCAGGGTCGGCAAAGAGAAGTTTTTATGACGGCCGAAGTGGATAAGACCGGGGCTTATGTGGATGAGCAGATAACTCTCAGCATTAAATTTTACAGGCAGTCCCGGATAAGCAATCCGCAAGCAAAATATGATACGCCCAGCGTGACTGATTTTTGGCCGATTGTTATCCCGCCCCAAAGAACATATAATCAAATTTTAAACGGGAAAGAGTATTCGGTAGTTGAACTACGGCAGGCCCTATTTCCTACAAAGCCGGGAAAGCTAACGATTGGTCCGGCCCGAATTACGGCTTTAGTGCCTGAAAGACAAAGTAGACGCAGCCGGGATCCTTTTTCCCTATTTGACAATTTTTTCCAACCGACCAAGAGAGTTCAAATTAAATCGAATCCGATAACTGTTACGGTGAAACCTTTGCCCTCGGCGGGGAAGTCCGGTGAGTTTTCCGGTGCGGTTGGCGATTATCGAATATCGGCGAGCGTCGATAAACCCGAAGTCGAGGTCAATGAGGCGATCGCTCTTACGGTAAAAATAGCGGGACGGGGTAATACTCGCTCGATTCCTGAGCCGCGATTTCCATCAATGGATAATTTCCGATTTGAAAAATCATCTTCGGATTTAAAGCCGGCCAATATCGGAAATGAAATCGGCGGTACCAAAACTTTCGAGTATTTGTTAATACCCAAACTTCCCGGGATGCAGACGATTGAACCTTTGGAATTGACATTTTTTGATCCGGAAAAGGGCCGATATCGAGTCGCCAGGACATCACCCATCGCATTTAACGTAAAACAGGGCGAACTAACGGCGGGAACAGATATCCCTTATAATCCTGTCGCGGGTCAGATAATTAATCTTCAGGCGACCGATATCAGGCATATAAAAACAGAAAACGGTTCGCTGTATCCTGTCGGCAGCGTCATTTTGACCTCTCCTTATTTCCTGACGGCGGTAGCATTACCGGCCCTGGTTCTTTTAGGTGGATTGGTCGATGTACGGAGGCGTCGGAAATTGCAGGGCGATATTGCTTATGCCCGTTCTCGGAGGGCCAAAAGCGCCGTAAAAAAACGACTTAAGGCCGCCGAAGGCTGTTTATCAAAGAACGAAGATGAGTTTTTCGCTGAGTTATCGGGTGCCGTTTATCAGTATGTTGGTGATAAGCTAAACATATCCGAGTATGGATTGACCTCGGAATCATTGGAAGAGCTTTTAATTGAAAATGGTATCGCGGAAAACATTCGTTCGGAAATTCGGGAGGTTTTGAAAGAGGCTGATTTCGGACGATTTGCCGGTTCCTCAATTGATAAAATGGCACGAAAGAATCTGTTTGATAGAGCGGGAAAGGCAATCCTAAAATTGGAGGACGAGCTATGA
- a CDS encoding MoxR family ATPase, producing MDLDIKQIQEEVARKSEFIEKLSAELGTIIVGQKYMIERLMIGLLADGHILLEGVPGLAKTLAVKSLAGAIDTGFRRIQFTPDLLPADLIGTMIYNPQKGEFSVKKGPIFSNIILADEINRAPAKVQSALLEAMQERQVTIGDETFALDQPFLVLATQNPIEQEGTYPLPEAQIDRFIFKLKITYPSIEEERIIMDRMTVGNELKVSATVSSEDIIEARKVVTGIYVDEKVKEYILNIVFATRNPEKYGLGSLTDLIAYGASPRASIYLNLAAKAHAFLKGRGYITPEDVKAIGLDVLRHRILVTYEAEAEETTADDIVQRIFDTIEVP from the coding sequence ATGGACCTCGATATCAAACAGATTCAGGAAGAAGTGGCGCGGAAATCTGAATTTATCGAAAAACTTTCAGCGGAACTGGGGACGATAATTGTAGGTCAGAAATATATGATTGAGCGGCTGATGATCGGACTTCTGGCGGACGGGCATATACTACTTGAGGGCGTTCCGGGATTGGCAAAAACCCTGGCGGTGAAATCTCTGGCAGGAGCTATCGACACCGGGTTCAGGCGGATTCAGTTTACTCCCGATCTGTTGCCAGCCGACCTGATTGGAACGATGATATATAATCCTCAAAAAGGAGAATTTTCGGTTAAAAAGGGACCAATCTTTTCCAATATAATTCTGGCCGATGAAATCAACCGCGCCCCTGCAAAAGTGCAATCGGCATTACTGGAGGCGATGCAGGAACGGCAAGTGACAATTGGCGATGAGACTTTTGCTCTTGATCAGCCGTTTTTGGTTCTCGCGACGCAGAACCCGATTGAGCAGGAGGGGACTTATCCGCTCCCCGAAGCGCAGATTGATAGATTCATTTTCAAATTGAAAATAACTTATCCTTCTATCGAAGAAGAACGAATTATTATGGATCGCATGACGGTTGGCAATGAATTGAAAGTGTCGGCAACGGTTAGCTCGGAAGACATTATTGAGGCTCGCAAAGTCGTCACCGGAATATATGTTGATGAGAAAGTAAAAGAATATATCCTTAATATCGTTTTTGCGACCCGTAATCCCGAAAAATACGGATTGGGAAGCCTGACCGACCTGATTGCCTACGGCGCATCGCCGAGAGCGTCGATATATCTTAACCTGGCCGCCAAGGCTCACGCCTTTTTGAAAGGCCGCGGATATATTACTCCCGAAGATGTCAAGGCAATAGGTCTGGATGTGTTGCGTCACCGGATACTGGTTACTTACGAAGCGGAAGCCGAAGAAACGACGGCGGACGATATTGTCCAGAGGATTTTTGATACGATTGAGGTGCCGTAA
- a CDS encoding lysylphosphatidylglycerol synthase transmembrane domain-containing protein, which yields MPKFLKKKQFWGGLVAVGIMAFLFYDLDIPRTVEVAEQLRLIYLIPILACATGLIVFKTWRWMTIVSKVKKVLFWPTLALYSTAQVIAVLLPALTGQAGRVLLFSRKGDFSKTYAFSTIFLEIVLDGAGLIILMMLSSSVFVFPEEYRFVSYIIGGATIFVLILFYCSLHFQSRMEGFGYRRIRPRSPKVYLIIKKFLRSFNDGISVIKSTDKLFVISLNTFLAWGCHVGAVFFLFYLFNFDLPIWAAVVVIIVNYLALMIPITPGNLGSFQLAVVASLNVFSIPKTEAVLFSILLYIVDMLPMVILAAFFVFKENFSISEISEDEELIAEVENIVADGGIEITDGVEEK from the coding sequence ATGCCTAAATTTTTGAAAAAGAAGCAATTTTGGGGTGGGCTTGTGGCCGTTGGGATCATGGCCTTCCTGTTTTATGATCTCGATATTCCTCGCACCGTAGAAGTTGCCGAACAGTTACGCCTGATATACCTGATTCCCATATTAGCCTGTGCCACCGGGCTGATAGTATTTAAAACGTGGCGATGGATGACGATCGTAAGTAAAGTCAAAAAAGTACTGTTTTGGCCTACTTTGGCGTTGTATTCGACGGCGCAGGTTATCGCCGTTTTGCTCCCAGCTTTGACGGGACAGGCCGGGCGGGTGCTGTTATTTTCCCGAAAAGGCGATTTTTCAAAAACTTATGCCTTTTCGACCATTTTTTTGGAAATTGTTCTGGATGGCGCCGGATTGATAATATTGATGATGCTGAGTTCCAGCGTTTTTGTATTTCCCGAGGAGTATCGATTTGTCAGCTATATTATCGGCGGGGCGACGATTTTTGTTTTGATATTATTTTATTGTAGTCTGCATTTTCAATCCCGCATGGAAGGGTTCGGATACCGTCGTATCAGGCCCAGATCACCCAAAGTATATCTCATCATAAAAAAATTTTTAAGGTCTTTCAATGATGGAATATCGGTCATAAAATCAACCGACAAGCTTTTTGTGATTTCGCTCAATACATTTCTGGCCTGGGGGTGTCATGTCGGGGCTGTTTTCTTTCTTTTCTACCTGTTTAATTTCGATCTGCCTATTTGGGCGGCGGTTGTAGTAATCATTGTCAATTATCTGGCGCTGATGATACCGATTACGCCCGGTAATTTGGGATCGTTTCAATTGGCGGTTGTGGCCAGTCTCAATGTATTTTCGATTCCAAAAACAGAAGCGGTTCTATTTTCGATTCTTTTATACATCGTCGATATGCTGCCCATGGTTATACTGGCGGCATTTTTTGTTTTTAAGGAGAATTTTTCGATTTCCGAGATAAGCGAAGATGAAGAATTAATTGCTGAAGTCGAGAATATCGTCGCTGATGGGGGAATTGAGATTACTGATGGGGTAGAAGAAAAGTGA
- a CDS encoding tetratricopeptide repeat protein, giving the protein MSNLTAVFLLSLSLIALALAPAAFASTLEYNFKQGNNFYTDGEYRKAIGEYEKVIQGGYQSAELYYNLGNAYFREGMLGQAIKNYIRAKRLNPHDEDIRANLEFARQFTIDKIEISQETIFFQYINRFFDSFSLIEITWIALILYILVMAVVLGRYIYRWWRVSSPIFVVLLVLFIISAALTGVKFDRDVLTRGGVVISQQTDIKNGPGEDYNTQFMAHSGLTFKIDREESGYYLVDFENRLKGWIKIQAVAEI; this is encoded by the coding sequence ATGAGTAATTTAACAGCCGTTTTCCTATTGTCATTGTCATTGATTGCGTTGGCGCTTGCGCCAGCCGCATTTGCCAGTACTTTAGAGTATAATTTTAAACAGGGAAATAATTTTTATACCGATGGAGAATATCGCAAAGCTATCGGTGAATATGAAAAAGTAATTCAAGGCGGTTATCAATCGGCTGAGCTTTATTATAATTTGGGGAATGCTTATTTTCGAGAAGGGATGTTGGGACAGGCGATAAAGAATTATATCCGGGCCAAACGATTGAATCCACACGATGAGGATATCCGGGCCAATCTGGAATTCGCCCGCCAGTTTACCATTGATAAAATTGAAATTTCTCAGGAAACGATCTTTTTTCAATACATAAATCGATTTTTCGATTCATTCAGTCTTATCGAGATAACGTGGATTGCTTTGATTCTGTATATTTTGGTTATGGCGGTTGTTCTGGGCCGGTACATCTATCGCTGGTGGCGTGTGTCATCTCCTATATTTGTCGTTCTTTTGGTCTTATTCATAATTTCGGCGGCCCTAACGGGCGTCAAGTTCGATAGAGATGTTCTGACTCGGGGAGGGGTAGTTATATCTCAGCAAACCGACATAAAAAACGGTCCGGGTGAAGATTATAATACTCAATTCATGGCTCATTCGGGACTTACCTTCAAGATTGACCGGGAAGAGTCGGGGTATTATCTGGTTGATTTCGAGAACCGGTTGAAAGGCTGGATAAAAATTCAGGCTGTCGCTGAAATTTAA
- a CDS encoding tetratricopeptide repeat protein, translating into MIKRLAFSVLLLLVSPALGASVSSLIDKGNEAFDAGEYSKALEFYHEAEIERPETPEIYFNQGNALLKSGKYEEAVEKYNHALNTENVDLQANAYFNQGSGYFLQSAYDKAINSFERVLEINPDDMDAKYNLELARNSLREQMERQPKGQNQQCDKENCQDPQHNHDQEQQEQKQMKEEQAQQKESGEEGDKNEEQEKQQAQEQQEVDPNEMSKEDALRILRALEEDEKKNQENKKQMKIRSNYRGKDW; encoded by the coding sequence ATGATAAAAAGATTAGCATTTTCAGTATTGTTGTTATTGGTAAGCCCGGCGCTGGGAGCCAGCGTTTCTTCGCTGATTGATAAGGGGAATGAGGCATTTGACGCCGGCGAATACAGTAAGGCGCTTGAATTTTATCATGAAGCCGAGATTGAACGGCCGGAGACGCCTGAAATATATTTTAATCAGGGAAACGCGCTTTTAAAATCAGGCAAATACGAGGAGGCAGTAGAGAAGTATAATCATGCCCTCAATACCGAGAATGTTGATTTGCAGGCGAATGCGTACTTCAATCAGGGCAGTGGCTATTTCCTTCAGTCGGCTTATGATAAGGCGATTAACTCATTTGAAAGAGTATTGGAGATAAATCCCGATGATATGGACGCGAAATATAATTTGGAGCTGGCAAGGAATAGCTTGAGAGAACAAATGGAAAGACAGCCCAAAGGTCAGAATCAACAGTGCGATAAAGAGAATTGTCAGGACCCGCAACATAACCATGATCAGGAACAGCAAGAACAAAAGCAGATGAAGGAAGAACAGGCTCAGCAAAAAGAATCGGGCGAAGAAGGTGATAAAAACGAGGAGCAAGAAAAACAACAGGCGCAGGAACAACAGGAAGTTGATCCCAATGAAATGAGCAAAGAAGACGCTCTTCGCATATTACGGGCTTTGGAAGAAGACGAGAAGAAGAATCAGGAAAATAAAAAGCAAATGAAAATTCGTTCAAATTATCGGGGTAAGGATTGGTAA
- a CDS encoding DUF58 domain-containing protein — translation MIPKDIFKKIRRIEIRTRKLVNDLFSGVYHSTFKGQGIEFEEVREYYPGDDIRLIDWNVTARTGIPHVKKFKEERELTVTLLVDASSSGRFGTFERYKEELAAELCALLAFSAIKNNDKVGLIIFTDKIEKYIPPQKGKPHVLRLIREILYFTPEHTKTDIAGALEFFSKVTKRRSVVFLISDFLSEDYFRPLQIANRKHDVIAIKISDPREIAFDNYGLIELEDAETGEVIVLDTSSARFRKEFSEQVQETVSNLQRDLKLIDMDFIQIRTDKPYTIPLVQFFKMREKRR, via the coding sequence ATGATACCCAAAGATATTTTCAAAAAAATCAGGCGTATAGAGATTCGCACACGCAAACTGGTCAATGACCTCTTTTCCGGAGTATATCATTCGACGTTTAAAGGACAGGGGATTGAGTTTGAAGAAGTGCGTGAATATTATCCCGGAGACGATATCCGCCTGATTGACTGGAATGTTACGGCTCGAACAGGAATTCCCCACGTCAAGAAATTTAAGGAAGAACGCGAATTAACGGTAACACTTCTGGTTGACGCTTCTTCTTCGGGACGGTTTGGGACTTTTGAGAGATATAAAGAGGAATTGGCGGCGGAGCTTTGCGCTCTTCTGGCGTTTTCGGCCATCAAAAACAATGACAAAGTCGGCCTGATAATTTTCACCGATAAAATAGAAAAATATATCCCGCCTCAAAAAGGCAAACCGCACGTGCTGAGGCTTATCAGGGAAATTTTATATTTTACTCCGGAGCATACCAAAACCGATATAGCCGGAGCGCTGGAGTTTTTCAGCAAAGTAACAAAACGTCGTTCGGTAGTATTTTTGATATCGGATTTTCTGTCGGAAGATTACTTCAGGCCGCTTCAGATAGCCAACCGTAAGCATGATGTTATCGCAATCAAAATATCCGATCCACGCGAAATAGCCTTTGATAATTATGGATTGATTGAATTGGAAGATGCCGAGACGGGTGAAGTGATTGTGCTCGATACCTCGTCAGCCCGATTCCGGAAAGAATTCTCAGAGCAGGTTCAGGAAACAGTTAGTAATCTACAGCGAGATCTCAAATTGATCGATATGGATTTTATTCAAATCAGGACGGATAAGCCGTATACGATACCGCTGGTACAGTTTTTCAAAATGAGGGAGAAACGACGCTGA
- a CDS encoding VWA domain-containing protein, with amino-acid sequence MRILKFEGWDIILFQIPGWFIFLIGALIIGLMVWYYIKKMPGRSASMRYSDVSLVKTGKKTMRQKFRPLLFWLRLLALAFLIIAMARPQSGTEQRDIDAEGIDIIMALDISGSMEAEDFKPHNRLYVAKEEIGKFIDRRTNDRIGLVVFARNSFTQCPLTLDYGILKSFLEQIDFGMIEDGTAIGMALANSVNRLRESEARSKIIVLLTDGVNNAGEIDPLTAANVAKTMGIKIYTIGAGKPGNAMYPVQTIFGKRYQYLPNEIDEELLTQVADKTGGKYYRARSETELEQIYSEIDQLEKTKIYVHEYTQYEELFFEFVIFGFIILMVEMFLSQTYFRKIP; translated from the coding sequence ATGAGAATCCTGAAATTCGAAGGATGGGACATAATTTTGTTCCAGATTCCGGGCTGGTTTATATTTCTCATCGGGGCTCTGATAATCGGGTTGATGGTCTGGTATTATATCAAGAAAATGCCGGGCCGTTCGGCATCGATGCGTTATTCGGATGTGTCGCTCGTCAAGACCGGCAAGAAAACTATGCGCCAAAAATTCAGACCGCTTTTATTTTGGCTTCGTCTTCTGGCTCTTGCTTTTCTGATTATTGCTATGGCTCGCCCGCAATCGGGCACCGAACAGCGTGACATTGATGCCGAGGGAATCGATATTATAATGGCGCTTGATATTTCGGGCTCAATGGAAGCGGAAGATTTCAAGCCGCATAATCGCCTGTATGTGGCCAAAGAAGAAATTGGGAAATTTATTGATCGGCGTACCAATGACAGAATCGGACTGGTCGTTTTTGCCCGGAATTCATTCACCCAATGCCCGCTGACACTTGATTATGGAATACTGAAAAGTTTCCTTGAACAGATTGACTTTGGAATGATCGAAGACGGCACGGCGATTGGGATGGCGCTGGCCAATTCGGTTAATCGTCTGCGGGAGAGCGAAGCAAGGTCAAAAATAATTGTTCTTTTGACTGATGGAGTCAATAACGCCGGTGAGATTGATCCTCTTACGGCGGCCAATGTCGCCAAAACGATGGGTATTAAAATATATACTATCGGTGCCGGTAAACCGGGTAACGCCATGTATCCGGTACAGACGATTTTTGGTAAAAGGTATCAGTATTTGCCCAATGAAATCGATGAGGAATTACTGACCCAGGTTGCCGATAAAACCGGGGGCAAATATTACCGGGCACGCTCCGAGACAGAACTGGAACAGATTTATTCGGAAATCGACCAACTGGAAAAAACGAAAATTTATGTTCATGAGTACACGCAGTATGAGGAATTGTTTTTCGAGTTTGTGATTTTCGGATTTATAATTCTAATGGTAGAGATGTTTTTGAGTCAGACCTATTTCAGGAAAATACCGTAG
- a CDS encoding geranylgeranylglycerol-phosphate geranylgeranyltransferase: MIRLPNCLIASLAVIVGQYLASIPGEFKIIYIPAIAAFFVCAYGNVVNDIVDRKSDVINHPCRPLPTGQISIGSARALAIMFLAASGIFAFFLNWAGITIAILGIILVTWYNLRLKHTPYWGNAVISILGGLTFILGGVAARPEDIFIYPGVLAAAGFAFIAHFGREIIKDIQDCTGDSVMGSRTGPISGSPIKAIIIVYILFTVLTVMTIGVYKLEWFNIVFLYITLLGVILPALLQFIWLGFSLNRKRLRLVSLFMKLEMLLGILALILGREY; this comes from the coding sequence GGCTTCAATCCCAGGAGAATTCAAAATAATATATATACCGGCGATTGCGGCGTTTTTTGTGTGTGCTTACGGTAATGTTGTCAATGATATCGTAGATAGAAAATCGGATGTTATAAATCATCCGTGCCGTCCGCTTCCAACCGGACAAATATCGATCGGCTCGGCGCGCGCCTTGGCTATTATGTTTTTGGCAGCTTCCGGAATTTTCGCTTTTTTTCTCAACTGGGCTGGAATCACAATCGCTATTCTCGGGATAATTCTGGTGACGTGGTATAATCTAAGGCTCAAGCATACTCCGTACTGGGGAAATGCTGTTATCTCAATATTGGGAGGGTTAACTTTTATCCTTGGAGGAGTGGCGGCTCGACCCGAAGATATTTTTATTTATCCGGGAGTTTTGGCCGCGGCGGGATTCGCCTTTATCGCTCATTTTGGCCGTGAAATCATAAAAGATATCCAGGATTGTACCGGAGATTCGGTTATGGGAAGTCGAACGGGACCGATTTCAGGAAGCCCTATCAAAGCAATAATAATTGTATATATATTGTTTACCGTCCTGACGGTAATGACTATTGGCGTATATAAGCTGGAGTGGTTTAATATAGTGTTTTTGTATATCACATTATTGGGAGTGATATTACCTGCACTTTTACAGTTTATCTGGCTGGGATTTTCATTAAACAGGAAGAGATTGAGACTCGTCTCACTTTTCATGAAACTTGAAATGCTGCTCGGGATATTGGCATTAATTTTGGGCCGTGAATATTAA
- the corA gene encoding magnesium/cobalt transporter CorA, with protein MIRTFIWNPEDGTSYYEGIIDFDTFLAQPELIMWVDMTAPSDKESFALTHDFKFHPLAIEDVISEVPRPKLDDYGNYLFLVFQLADYLGRDKGLKISEVDFFLTKNCLVTVHFDDHKVFENLYARARKDDRLFLRGADFLFHAVLDGIVDNYTSALDLLEFEIDAVEDDVFEEPDEETVKTIFKLRRDIQELKRIAAPQQEVLSLLTREEHELISEKSSVYLSDILDHMARINEIADMHRDTLISALEVYFSSVSTRTNEIIKVLTIFTAILMPPTFLVGLYGMNFKIMPELNWEYGYLFFWILVVMITISLLFFFKKKKWI; from the coding sequence GTGATAAGGACTTTTATTTGGAATCCCGAAGACGGAACGAGTTACTATGAAGGTATCATTGATTTTGACACCTTCCTTGCCCAACCCGAGTTGATCATGTGGGTCGATATGACGGCGCCGTCGGATAAGGAATCGTTCGCATTGACTCATGATTTCAAATTCCACCCCCTGGCCATTGAGGATGTCATCTCCGAAGTGCCTCGACCCAAACTCGATGACTACGGTAATTACTTATTTTTGGTTTTTCAATTGGCCGATTATCTGGGGCGGGATAAGGGCTTAAAGATTAGCGAAGTCGATTTTTTCCTGACTAAAAATTGCCTGGTCACCGTTCATTTTGATGATCATAAGGTTTTTGAAAATTTATATGCCCGTGCCCGTAAAGATGACCGTTTGTTTTTGCGCGGAGCGGATTTTCTTTTTCATGCCGTTCTTGACGGGATTGTTGACAATTATACATCGGCGCTTGATCTGCTGGAATTCGAAATTGACGCAGTGGAAGATGACGTTTTTGAGGAGCCGGATGAAGAGACGGTCAAAACGATTTTTAAGTTGCGGCGCGATATTCAAGAGTTGAAAAGAATCGCCGCTCCTCAGCAGGAAGTCCTGTCGCTTCTTACCCGCGAAGAACACGAGCTTATTTCGGAAAAGTCATCGGTTTATCTAAGCGATATCCTCGACCACATGGCCCGCATCAATGAAATTGCAGATATGCACCGCGATACTTTGATTTCGGCATTGGAAGTTTATTTCTCCAGTGTCTCCACGCGAACCAATGAGATTATAAAAGTACTGACAATATTTACGGCGATTTTGATGCCGCCGACATTCCTGGTCGGCTTGTATGGCATGAATTTCAAGATTATGCCGGAATTAAATTGGGAATACGGTTATCTGTTTTTCTGGATCCTGGTTGTCATGATAACAATTTCGCTCTTATTTTTCTTTAAGAAAAAGAAATGGATTTGA